Below is a window of Glandiceps talaboti chromosome 15, keGlaTala1.1, whole genome shotgun sequence DNA.
ATGAATAGACCTACATGACCACTTCTTGAGATgtcatatgtttatttatttatttatttatttatttcatataaatacGGAGAAAGGGGAAATCGTGACTGGGTATAGCACATTTACGCAAAAACTTTGTCGATTCCTGTATTTGTCGGGATCAAGGCTGCAGAGACTATCCATGATAGACTATTTTGTTCCACCATGCATCAAAACTACCACAAACTATGTAAGGCATAGCTTATAGGCCTAGTGACGAACTCAACACCAGGGCTCAAAACTATAGTATAAGCTTAGGACAGTGACATATTTGGGTTCATTCAGAAAGTTATTTTCCTAATTTCATTAGAAGTTTATTATGCGATGATAGTGTTTATAAAGATCCCTAAAAATAGCATGATATGCCTGGCCTGTAGGGTGGATCTGCAAATACGTCGAGATATATCCCTTCTTCCCACACACCttgcattttttaaattttaaatttaaggTCGGGTCTGGGATGTAGGTGATTGGATTGACGAGTTATGTCTGAAACGGTACACACCGTCTATTCGCCATCAATTTGGCAAATTGACCTTCAATGTACGGTTTAAACAAGTTGTGTGTGAAATTGAACCTGAGTGTACGATTGTATTGAGTGTTTTCTTCATAAACCCTACACGTTTCTCTCCCCTCCCATCGCCGCCATGGGTTTAAATGCCGATGTGGAAGGCGGCGACTAAATAAAAATTCACCATATCCCTTCCCAAGTCAATGCAAACACACTTGAACAAGTGCATGTTGAACGACGCGACGCATAAAGTGCTCGGAATCGGTCGCATCATGATCTATCCACATGTCTACGCTCTATGCATGCTGCTCGCCATGTTGACATGATCAGGACGCACGTCACAGGCATGACCCATTTACATGACCCATATGGCCATTAAGACTATGTAGAAGACCGATATTGCAACAGGCATGTTGTTTACTCCgttttgtaaataataaatatgatcACGATGTTTTCGACGTCTCTGATTGGCTAGTTTGACGACATCATTGCGTCACGTATTCGAAACGTGCAAAATGATTTGCACCGAGCTCGTGTCCACGTGAAAGCTTCATTTTGAATATCATCCGATTTGGAACATAACACAATTAAAAGGGGTAACTTTTTATGAGGGGGATATCTGATAGATTTGCGTCAAATAAATACCCCAAATATACCAAAATACGCTGTTTTCTTTAGTGATAAAAGTTCACAGATTGAAATTTGATTCAAGGATATACTAAGaatcaaatatatacagtattttatTACGCCGTCTAAATTCCACCCCTGCACATATATGGAATATCTTTATATGCTAATTATTTACTCATAGAGGTCAGCAAACATATTTCGTTGTTTCCTCTGTGTGGCTTTCGTACGTAGACGGCAGTTGATTACAGCAAGAGGAAGCCGTCCCGATGATGAAATCGTGCATAAAACGATGGATACTGTCATTCGACAAAGGACCTCGTCTCAGTAACAGACTTATTTTATCATGATGTTGTAGGCTTTGATAACAGGTCGTCGCCGGAGTATAACTATATAAGACGAGAGGAACATTGGCTGGTGATAAACACTGActgtatattacaatttacattattgCCGTTGTTTGTTACACAGCAAGACCAACAGAATAACTGAAAATGCCGGTTGACTGTTCGTTGCTCTTCCTCAGCTCAAGTCCACCAACTCACAACTATTGCATGAAATACCCTTATAATTTCACTGGACTAAAATCACGGCTAGGAGATGGATACTTTACCCCCAGACCGCCGCTATCGTTGAGACCTATTTTGAATCCGGGAAGTTCCGAGAAAGGGAATGGAAATATCGTCATGACAGACATCAAAGACGTGGTCCAAAACAGTACAGAAATCACAAAGGTCAGGAAAGCAAAAACCAAGAAACGTGTATCATTTGCAGATACCAAAGGACTGTCTTTAACATCGGTACGTATAATGCAAGAACCCAGTGACATGCCCCCAGCACTGAACATTCAAGCTATTGGTGATCTTATCCGTGACGAAAGTCCTCAACCGTCGTCGTCGACTACTAACTACATAATTGATTTCGAACAGCCTGCGTCAAATTATCTCGATTTTAGAGATAaattagagaagggaaatgttGGTTTGGAGAACGTTATTATCAAAGATTCAAATACCATCATGGGAACTGTGAAAGTTAAAAACATATCTTTCGAGAAACGAGTTAAAGTCAGATACACGTATGATGACTGGGCGAGCAGCAAGGATGTCTTTGCTACCTATGCACCACCAAATATCGGTTTCGGGCAGATGAACTGCGCCGCTGCCCCTGAACGTTATGATACCTTCTCGTTCGAGTTTCAGATTCCCCTTAATTCAAACGCCAAAAAGATAGAGTTCTGTGTTTGTTTCGAAAGTGATGGGTCGATCTTTTGGGATAACAACCACGATAAAAACTATCAGATTGTTTCCGAACAGTGGAAGACAGTTTCGCAACAGGAACAGATGCAGAACGACTATCTCCAACTTCGTACGTCGAATGACAATTTACAGTGGACGGACTTTGCTTATTGGAAGTCAAATGCACACGACGAAACAGGACTACCATACTGGTAACATTAAACAGAAGGAACAGAATTCAAGTACATTTCTCCGAAATCGTTCCTCA
It encodes the following:
- the LOC144446416 gene encoding protein phosphatase 1 regulatory subunit 3B-like, coding for MPVDCSLLFLSSSPPTHNYCMKYPYNFTGLKSRLGDGYFTPRPPLSLRPILNPGSSEKGNGNIVMTDIKDVVQNSTEITKVRKAKTKKRVSFADTKGLSLTSVRIMQEPSDMPPALNIQAIGDLIRDESPQPSSSTTNYIIDFEQPASNYLDFRDKLEKGNVGLENVIIKDSNTIMGTVKVKNISFEKRVKVRYTYDDWASSKDVFATYAPPNIGFGQMNCAAAPERYDTFSFEFQIPLNSNAKKIEFCVCFESDGSIFWDNNHDKNYQIVSEQWKTVSQQEQMQNDYLQLRTSNDNLQWTDFAYWKSNAHDETGLPYW